A stretch of the Pedobacter sp. MC2016-14 genome encodes the following:
- a CDS encoding amidohydrolase — MIHADMILFNGKIHTIAKTNKDISAVAIKDGQFTALGSDAEVMKFSGPQTKVIDLKKKRVVPGINDSHIHLIRGGLNYNLELRWDGVPSLADALRMLKEQVDRTPSPQWVRVVGGWSEFQFAERRMPTLEEINAIAPDTPVFILNLYDRAFMNKAALRAVGYTKDTPAPPGGEIQRDSSGEPTGLIIASPNAMILYATLAKGPKLALEHQVNSTRHFMTELNRFGITSVIDAGGGFQNFPDDYKVVNELNEQKQLTVRIAYNLFTQRPKQEFEDFENWTSSVELYQGDDMYRHNGAGEMLVFSAADFEDFLQPRPDLPENMEAELERVVRLLVEKKWPFRLHATYNESIGRFLNVFEKVNRDLPFAGIPWIFDHAETIDERNIERVKALGGGIAIQSRMAYQGEYFTDRYGEKAALQTPPVKKMLEMGVPVGGGSDATRVSSYNPWVSMYWLSAGRTIGGLKIYDESTTLSRETALELYTRGSAWFSNDQSKKGDIAIGMFADLAVLNKDYFKVDEEEIKGIEAELTIVGGQIVYATDDFSEFSPPKIPVLPDWSPTAFHNGYYKAQAPAQAKVVNIHSCAGSCNVHAHNHDVARHSHLPINNYTAFWGALGCSCFAF; from the coding sequence TCCGGGAATAAATGATTCTCACATCCATTTGATTAGAGGTGGATTGAACTATAATCTTGAATTGCGCTGGGACGGTGTTCCTTCACTGGCAGATGCACTCCGGATGCTGAAGGAGCAGGTAGACCGTACGCCCTCACCACAATGGGTAAGGGTAGTTGGCGGATGGTCGGAATTTCAGTTTGCTGAGCGAAGGATGCCCACGCTAGAAGAAATCAATGCCATAGCGCCAGATACCCCTGTGTTTATTTTGAACCTGTACGACAGGGCATTTATGAACAAAGCAGCCCTTAGGGCTGTTGGTTATACCAAAGATACACCTGCCCCTCCCGGAGGCGAAATTCAGCGTGATTCATCCGGGGAACCAACGGGGCTAATTATTGCCAGCCCTAATGCCATGATCCTGTATGCTACACTTGCTAAGGGACCAAAATTAGCGCTTGAACATCAGGTAAATTCTACCCGTCATTTCATGACAGAGCTAAACAGGTTTGGAATTACGAGTGTAATTGATGCAGGTGGAGGTTTCCAGAATTTCCCGGACGACTATAAAGTGGTAAATGAATTGAATGAGCAAAAGCAGCTTACGGTACGTATTGCCTACAATTTATTTACGCAAAGGCCAAAGCAGGAGTTTGAGGATTTTGAAAACTGGACTTCTTCTGTAGAATTGTACCAGGGTGATGATATGTACAGGCACAATGGAGCTGGTGAAATGCTGGTGTTTTCTGCGGCTGACTTTGAAGATTTTTTACAGCCAAGACCAGACTTACCCGAGAATATGGAGGCCGAGCTGGAACGGGTGGTTCGTTTATTGGTAGAAAAAAAGTGGCCATTCAGGCTGCATGCTACTTACAACGAAAGCATCGGGCGTTTCCTGAATGTTTTTGAGAAAGTAAACCGGGATTTACCTTTTGCGGGTATTCCATGGATTTTTGACCATGCAGAGACCATTGATGAAAGAAATATTGAACGGGTAAAAGCGCTTGGTGGCGGGATTGCTATACAAAGCAGGATGGCCTATCAGGGAGAATATTTTACCGATCGGTATGGAGAAAAAGCTGCCTTGCAAACACCGCCAGTAAAAAAAATGCTGGAAATGGGTGTGCCTGTAGGTGGTGGATCTGATGCTACCAGGGTTAGTAGTTATAATCCCTGGGTTTCCATGTACTGGTTATCAGCGGGCAGAACAATTGGTGGGCTTAAGATTTATGATGAAAGTACTACTTTAAGCAGGGAAACCGCATTGGAACTCTATACCAGGGGAAGTGCATGGTTCTCTAATGATCAAAGTAAAAAAGGTGATATTGCTATAGGTATGTTTGCAGATTTAGCGGTTCTTAACAAGGATTATTTTAAGGTAGATGAAGAAGAGATAAAGGGCATAGAAGCAGAGCTTACCATTGTTGGGGGGCAAATTGTATATGCCACAGATGATTTTTCGGAATTTTCACCGCCAAAAATCCCCGTATTGCCAGACTGGTCGCCCACTGCATTCCACAATGGTTACTATAAAGCCCAGGCACCTGCCCAAGCTAAGGTAGTAAACATTCACTCTTGCGCAGGAAGCTGCAATGTACATGCGCACAACCATGACGTTGCGCGCCATAGTCACCTTCCAATTAATAATTATACGGCCTTCTGGGGTGCCCTGGGCTGTTCTTGTTTTGCTTTTTAA